A genome region from Halomarina litorea includes the following:
- a CDS encoding tyrosine-type recombinase/integrase has translation MEPDEGDATPGGTPVETAIQQYLDSVEAGNSRKNFASTLATWRTWLCEERGVTSLEDLDVLDCRRYARHLKQRARDGDLKASTATTYYAYVRAFLTFCVADELLDTNPAKAKRATDELPEDLGDTDRQFWREKERQAIMRYVDERVDHALDEKVDVSREQAFRDRAVVYLLGLSGVRGAEVFAEPSDDKRNGITWGDIQLDAGAVRVLGKSRAYEYAQLPERAATVLERYRTVLDPPTDEWPVFPSGHAPSKYRAVREQLAHEGISDDEIETILDDSDIDTVLREYEVVPPALSTNGARNLMKRLCDDADLDVDGDYLKPHGARRGLGHELYASGHAELAQSALRHASIETTHESYSDIQAAETAKQVDDLLGE, from the coding sequence ATGGAACCCGACGAGGGCGACGCTACACCCGGGGGAACACCAGTCGAGACGGCCATCCAGCAGTACCTCGACAGCGTCGAGGCTGGTAACTCCAGGAAGAACTTCGCGTCGACCCTCGCGACGTGGCGCACCTGGCTGTGCGAGGAGCGCGGTGTGACGAGCCTCGAGGACCTGGACGTCCTCGACTGCCGCCGATACGCACGGCACCTCAAACAGCGAGCTCGCGACGGCGATCTAAAAGCAAGCACCGCGACTACCTACTACGCGTACGTCCGCGCGTTCCTCACGTTCTGCGTCGCAGACGAACTCCTCGATACGAATCCGGCGAAAGCGAAGCGCGCGACGGACGAACTCCCGGAGGACCTCGGTGACACCGACCGGCAGTTCTGGCGGGAAAAGGAGCGGCAGGCGATCATGCGCTACGTCGACGAGCGTGTCGACCACGCCCTTGACGAAAAAGTGGACGTGAGTCGTGAGCAGGCCTTTCGTGATCGAGCAGTCGTTTATCTCCTGGGACTCTCGGGCGTTCGCGGCGCGGAGGTGTTCGCTGAACCCTCCGACGACAAGCGGAACGGCATCACCTGGGGAGACATCCAACTCGACGCCGGCGCCGTCCGCGTCCTCGGGAAGTCACGAGCATACGAGTACGCACAACTTCCCGAGCGGGCCGCCACGGTACTAGAGCGGTACAGGACTGTCCTCGATCCACCGACCGACGAGTGGCCAGTCTTTCCCAGCGGGCACGCTCCGTCGAAATATCGCGCCGTTCGCGAGCAGCTGGCCCACGAGGGAATTTCGGACGACGAGATCGAGACCATCCTCGACGACAGTGATATCGACACAGTGCTCCGAGAATATGAGGTCGTCCCACCAGCGCTCTCGACGAACGGTGCTCGCAACCTGATGAAGCGGCTGTGTGATGACGCTGACCTCGACGTCGACGGTGACTACCTGAAGCCACACGGCGCCCGTCGAGGGCTTGGTCACGAACTCTATGCGAGCGGCCACGCAGAACTCGCCCAATCAGCACTCCGACACGCGAGCATCGAGACGACCCACGAGTCTTACTCCGACATCCAAGCAGCTGAAACCGCGAAGCAAGTCGACGATCTCCTCGGGGAGTGA
- a CDS encoding IS5 family transposase, which translates to MQTLPKSRLLRFVEQAYHLARRAVARYSSKFSKRRYTLHQHIVLLCLKVRKNTTYRILLDELIEMPRIRSAIDLEELPSPSALCKAFNRLDMAVWRVLLNLSVTPLPTNGVVGIDASGFDRSHASKHYTKRTKLTIQQLKVTLLVDTKSNAIIDLHVTTTRKHDSQIAPSLIKRNTGKVAILLGDKGYDDQKVRTLARATGVRPLIKHREFSSLQKAWNARLDADIYGQRSQNETVNSRLKRKYGAFVRSRHWWKQFRELAVGCLTHNIDKALST; encoded by the coding sequence ATGCAGACCCTCCCGAAATCGCGGTTGCTCCGGTTCGTTGAGCAGGCGTATCACTTGGCTCGGCGAGCTGTCGCTCGTTACTCTTCGAAGTTCTCGAAACGACGGTACACACTTCACCAGCACATCGTCCTGCTCTGTCTCAAGGTGCGGAAGAATACAACGTACCGAATCCTGCTTGACGAACTCATCGAGATGCCTCGGATTCGGAGCGCTATCGACCTTGAGGAACTTCCATCGCCTTCGGCGTTGTGTAAAGCGTTCAACCGACTCGATATGGCGGTTTGGCGTGTCCTGCTCAACCTCTCGGTCACACCCCTTCCGACCAACGGTGTCGTCGGTATCGATGCATCCGGGTTCGACCGGAGTCACGCCTCGAAGCACTACACGAAGCGGACAAAGCTGACGATTCAGCAGTTGAAAGTCACACTTCTCGTAGACACGAAGTCGAACGCAATCATCGACTTACACGTAACGACGACCAGAAAGCACGATTCTCAGATTGCACCATCGCTCATCAAGCGAAATACTGGGAAGGTGGCGATTCTCCTCGGCGACAAGGGATACGACGACCAGAAGGTTCGCACATTAGCCCGTGCAACTGGTGTTCGACCGCTCATCAAACACCGCGAGTTTTCATCGCTACAGAAGGCATGGAACGCTCGGCTGGACGCCGATATCTACGGTCAGCGCAGTCAGAACGAGACGGTGAACTCCCGACTCAAACGCAAGTACGGTGCATTCGTCCGCTCACGCCACTGGTGGAAGCAGTTCCGGGAACTCGCTGTCGGCTGTCTCACCCACAATATCGACAAGGCCCTCTCAACGTGA
- a CDS encoding ArsR family transcriptional regulator produces MSDTAPEGFEDPFAEQQRMRELLSQETRHLILQLILGHPAHLASLAELDYMIPKNEAAILDQLETLQEAGILDVYVHEPNVSTRDLPSKFWGPTERGVEILYEHNFLRGVPVARAVYEETKKSERVQRHEDAPRPTLPEAVREALEFDEPNLEAAGAP; encoded by the coding sequence ATGAGCGACACGGCCCCGGAAGGGTTCGAGGATCCCTTCGCAGAGCAGCAGCGGATGCGTGAGCTGCTCTCCCAGGAGACGCGCCACCTCATCTTGCAGTTGATCCTCGGTCACCCAGCACACCTCGCGTCGTTGGCCGAGCTCGACTACATGATTCCGAAGAACGAGGCAGCTATCCTCGACCAGCTCGAGACACTCCAAGAGGCAGGAATCCTCGACGTCTACGTGCACGAACCCAACGTGTCGACGCGAGATCTCCCGTCAAAGTTCTGGGGACCAACCGAGCGCGGGGTTGAGATCCTCTACGAGCATAATTTCCTGCGGGGCGTCCCGGTTGCACGAGCGGTCTACGAGGAGACGAAAAAATCTGAGCGGGTGCAGCGCCACGAGGACGCACCGCGACCGACGCTTCCCGAAGCCGTGAGAGAGGCACTCGAATTCGACGAACCGAATCTGGAAGCGGCTGGGGCTCCCTAG
- a CDS encoding UvrD-helicase domain-containing protein, protein MTEPNPQQQDLIDSTDGLYLVDAGAGTGKTFTITRRYANIVDEDDVAPEDVLLVTFTNNAATEMKDRIVGHCEYGMRDLADAPIQTFHSLCHDLLQEHGYSAPTHLGIDDRITGSTRIVEDDLVEKALFEEFIDRFSDDHPEYDDYFRIVSDPTELLGLVSQLASKGVFPTADGWYRNGERYLDGDFEAFKSLFDEVNEPQNGGSKQSRLRSKLNRYGKNKCYLPDAPEKAEIRGQGTKSVPDAVARMVFDADREGLKAFVHDVYYEYLEFALGRNYLNFGFLQLFAFVLLCEDHALRESIAFDYAMVDEFQDSSEIQFKLTLLLAGTNNLCVVGDWKQSIYGFQYAEVENITAFEDRLNRFVDELNADHERVTFDTQPIHTIELIENYRSTQEILDFSEHGLLVPAANRDNVDVEAIQDRIVSLSTNTEHENTQIEAIASPEEHESVVAKIQEIVGNDAYRVEADDGSLRTPEYRDVAVLTRTREFGRDLLQTAEEYGLPMAYEGGIELFRTPQAKLLLAWLRILESDTDRGWAVVLEEAGYTLDEIKHVLETEAYPENMRSFREKLAELETLGGVAERVFSRYGYDGATADVVLHTIQSVHTATTLTRGDLIRFIERGIEAGSTHDVHANAGANSVTVQTIHAAKGLEHPIVVLANMNSGRFPPSGGGSGTITFQDPVGLRQRKRYAEADGLPHVYDDWRTDILRRCLPREYDEERRLLYVAITRAESHVIFSAGEDPNTFLEELPVEIEAWDTEPDADTVDETEQTELLITVPTPEGPVGHSPHSLMREDVFEDVDDGMGKAFGTDVHDFAEAYARGDDVKLNRDDPGWDDKQHVMSFLDGLSGDLLVEEDAYLPLDVDGTRMMISGIIDLVHVRADRIEVVDYKTDRGRHAEAEYRKQLSVYHHVLRELYPEREISASILYTVDGVREEIDPLSQDDLVDIVKAVSDKESLQATPPLGSSR, encoded by the coding sequence ATGACTGAACCCAACCCTCAACAGCAGGACCTCATCGATAGCACCGACGGCTTATACCTCGTTGACGCCGGCGCAGGCACGGGGAAGACGTTCACCATCACGCGCCGCTATGCGAACATCGTCGACGAGGACGACGTCGCCCCTGAAGACGTGTTGCTGGTGACGTTCACGAACAACGCTGCAACCGAGATGAAAGACCGGATCGTCGGCCACTGCGAGTACGGGATGCGCGACCTCGCTGATGCGCCGATTCAGACGTTCCACTCGCTCTGCCACGATCTCCTCCAGGAACACGGCTATTCCGCGCCGACGCACCTCGGGATCGACGACCGCATCACGGGGTCGACGCGCATCGTCGAGGACGACCTCGTCGAGAAAGCCTTGTTCGAGGAGTTCATCGACCGGTTCAGCGACGACCACCCCGAGTACGATGACTACTTCCGCATCGTCTCGGACCCGACCGAACTCCTCGGACTCGTCTCACAACTCGCCTCGAAGGGCGTGTTCCCGACAGCCGACGGCTGGTATCGAAACGGCGAACGGTATCTCGACGGGGATTTCGAGGCGTTCAAATCGCTGTTCGACGAGGTAAATGAGCCACAGAATGGCGGGAGCAAGCAGTCACGACTTCGCTCGAAGCTCAATCGCTACGGGAAGAACAAATGCTACCTGCCAGACGCCCCTGAGAAGGCCGAGATTCGTGGGCAGGGCACGAAGAGCGTCCCCGATGCTGTCGCTCGGATGGTGTTCGATGCTGACCGCGAGGGACTCAAGGCATTCGTTCACGATGTCTACTACGAGTACCTCGAATTCGCGCTCGGCCGGAACTACCTCAACTTCGGCTTCCTCCAACTGTTCGCGTTCGTCCTGCTCTGTGAGGATCACGCGCTTCGTGAGTCCATTGCGTTCGACTACGCGATGGTTGACGAGTTTCAGGACTCCAGCGAGATCCAGTTCAAGCTGACGCTGCTACTCGCGGGCACGAACAACCTCTGTGTCGTCGGCGACTGGAAACAGAGCATCTACGGCTTCCAGTACGCCGAAGTCGAGAACATCACTGCCTTCGAGGACCGCCTCAATCGGTTCGTCGACGAACTGAACGCCGACCACGAACGGGTTACCTTCGACACCCAGCCGATTCATACCATCGAGCTTATCGAGAACTACCGCTCCACCCAGGAGATCCTTGACTTCTCGGAGCACGGGCTGCTCGTTCCGGCGGCGAACCGGGACAACGTCGATGTCGAGGCCATCCAGGATCGAATCGTCTCACTCTCGACCAACACCGAACACGAGAACACCCAAATCGAAGCGATCGCGAGCCCGGAGGAACACGAGTCGGTGGTCGCGAAGATACAGGAGATAGTGGGCAACGACGCCTACCGGGTTGAGGCCGATGACGGGTCGCTTCGGACGCCCGAGTATCGAGACGTCGCAGTTCTCACGCGAACACGAGAGTTCGGCCGCGACCTGTTGCAGACCGCTGAGGAGTACGGACTGCCGATGGCGTACGAGGGCGGGATCGAGCTGTTCCGCACGCCTCAGGCGAAGTTACTGCTGGCGTGGCTCCGCATCCTTGAATCCGACACCGACCGCGGCTGGGCGGTTGTCCTCGAGGAAGCAGGCTACACACTCGATGAGATCAAGCACGTCCTGGAGACCGAGGCGTATCCCGAGAACATGCGCTCGTTCCGCGAGAAGCTGGCAGAACTGGAGACGCTCGGCGGCGTAGCAGAACGTGTCTTCTCGCGGTACGGGTACGACGGTGCTACGGCCGACGTCGTCCTCCACACGATTCAGTCAGTACATACCGCGACGACACTGACTCGGGGAGACCTTATCCGGTTCATCGAGCGCGGCATCGAAGCGGGCAGTACCCACGATGTTCACGCGAACGCCGGTGCAAACTCAGTGACGGTCCAGACGATTCACGCAGCGAAGGGGCTCGAACATCCGATCGTCGTGCTCGCGAACATGAACAGTGGGCGATTCCCGCCATCGGGCGGCGGGAGTGGAACGATCACGTTTCAGGATCCGGTCGGACTCCGACAGCGGAAACGCTACGCCGAGGCTGACGGCCTCCCCCACGTGTACGATGACTGGCGGACTGACATCCTCCGCCGGTGTTTGCCCAGGGAGTACGACGAGGAGCGCCGACTGCTCTACGTGGCGATTACGCGCGCCGAGAGCCACGTGATCTTCTCGGCCGGGGAGGATCCAAACACGTTCCTCGAAGAACTCCCGGTCGAAATCGAAGCGTGGGACACTGAACCTGATGCAGACACCGTAGACGAGACCGAGCAGACGGAGTTGCTGATCACGGTACCGACACCGGAGGGGCCGGTCGGACACTCACCGCATTCGCTGATGCGTGAGGATGTTTTCGAGGACGTCGACGATGGTATGGGGAAGGCGTTCGGCACCGACGTCCACGACTTTGCGGAAGCGTACGCGCGCGGCGATGATGTAAAACTGAATCGGGACGATCCCGGATGGGACGACAAACAGCACGTGATGTCGTTTCTCGACGGCCTGTCGGGCGACCTGCTCGTCGAGGAGGACGCCTACCTTCCGCTGGACGTCGACGGGACTCGTATGATGATCTCCGGAATCATCGATCTCGTCCACGTTCGAGCCGACCGCATCGAAGTGGTCGACTACAAGACTGACCGAGGTCGGCACGCGGAAGCCGAGTACCGAAAACAACTCAGTGTCTACCATCACGTGCTTCGGGAGCTATACCCTGAGCGTGAGATTTCGGCATCGATTCTCTATACAGTCGACGGCGTTCGCGAAGAGATCGACCCCCTCTCACAGGACGACCTAGTCGACATCGTAAAGGCGGTGTCTGATAAGGAATCGCTCCAAGCTACACCTCCGTTAGGTAGCTCCCGTTAA
- a CDS encoding PD-(D/E)XK nuclease family protein: MPVTRAKPLDSLYDEVRDYDLVIVPDAPLASGLNRRLDRAHLGIFAITPRRLAAGRRERAEDRSAFLELVTTTDLEWKQAAYAIGNTLQCWEHQGRVDAVLDYDAYAESATETTVEQLSTLDTTSRRLDEYQIDDSKDVAVVGHDQLTTLERSILPTQYDTFDPFTDAAFDRPPFHIFDSSTAIVDAVLGIVSADNAEDVAVVADRGSEYATLVPSALEAADIPFIGGPGFADEQHHRGFVQFLRAATRGTETRVKTIRSVLSSLGIAVDVEHDDKRLQDVDAASLTWFQEFSAEIGETTFTGALTAYERQAGISLDAFRDELEALGIATDDVTRQGIDRLEYYLQSYEVPVDREDEGVLLADAKSAAYVDRPVVFYLGLDEAWTHSPPRRPWVDRDAEFSRNLTQFQLLLQNGVEQYYLVQDTIGGSPATPCLYFEDLLDDDFERFSDLDTVTHGRTFSATQDGFEKESLDVSPTQIDTVSQSSLSTYVNSPRDYLFSRLVDGPDKDYFKEGNLFHDFAEFYVNHPDLIDEETIEDLVDVMLEEAGPFVRRVDRPTRRTKYRVGLKTIVELLDERTPEGDDLLTPNSGWGQNFFAAHFDREVDSPFTERWFENEDLGLKGKIDLVHGPTDLLDYKSGSRKRASRVVKNSALDPPSDTPNFQALLYLAHRRSERPGERLQFTFFHFLETLDDVVAGEADLEETLTTIEYHPTQFEEHARSRATFEALRDDGAKNCQKTLSKIAYADYQAAFETAPLPATRDSDELIDSEFGQAMQTRLQECVGEYKYVSSGCKQLLRQLARVRSQNYFEEDLDAFEAFVTERMTELNHRRAGEERFPVNGLAGEPNYRRVDNRDLLLDHD; this comes from the coding sequence GTGCCAGTTACGCGGGCGAAACCACTTGACTCTCTCTACGACGAAGTCCGAGACTATGACCTCGTCATCGTTCCTGATGCGCCGCTTGCCAGTGGGCTGAACCGACGTCTTGACCGCGCTCATCTCGGTATATTTGCCATCACGCCGCGTCGACTCGCAGCAGGTCGTCGCGAACGCGCCGAGGACCGGAGTGCCTTTCTCGAACTCGTTACGACTACCGACCTCGAGTGGAAGCAGGCTGCATACGCGATCGGCAACACGCTCCAATGCTGGGAGCACCAGGGACGCGTTGATGCCGTTCTCGACTACGACGCCTACGCCGAATCCGCGACGGAGACCACCGTCGAACAGCTCTCAACGCTCGATACGACCTCCCGGCGACTCGACGAGTACCAAATCGACGACAGCAAAGACGTCGCCGTCGTCGGCCACGACCAACTCACGACCCTCGAACGATCGATTCTCCCCACGCAGTACGATACGTTCGATCCATTCACCGATGCCGCATTCGACCGACCGCCGTTCCACATTTTCGACTCAAGTACAGCAATCGTCGACGCTGTACTCGGCATCGTCTCTGCCGACAATGCGGAGGACGTTGCGGTCGTCGCGGATCGCGGGAGTGAATATGCAACGCTAGTCCCGAGCGCGCTCGAAGCCGCCGATATTCCGTTTATCGGTGGCCCCGGGTTCGCTGACGAACAGCACCACCGCGGATTCGTCCAGTTCCTTCGCGCCGCTACTCGCGGGACGGAGACGCGCGTGAAGACCATTCGTTCTGTTCTCTCCAGCCTCGGGATCGCCGTCGACGTTGAACACGACGACAAGCGGCTACAGGATGTCGACGCCGCCAGTCTGACGTGGTTTCAGGAGTTCAGCGCGGAGATCGGCGAGACAACGTTCACTGGAGCACTTACTGCATACGAACGACAGGCCGGGATCAGCCTTGATGCGTTCCGAGATGAACTCGAGGCGCTCGGGATCGCTACCGATGACGTCACTAGACAGGGCATTGATCGGCTCGAATACTACCTTCAGAGCTACGAGGTCCCCGTCGACCGCGAAGACGAAGGGGTTCTCCTGGCCGACGCAAAGTCAGCAGCCTACGTGGACCGCCCCGTCGTATTCTACCTCGGCCTCGACGAAGCGTGGACTCACTCTCCACCACGTCGTCCATGGGTCGACCGTGACGCTGAATTCAGTCGGAACCTGACGCAGTTTCAGCTCCTCCTCCAGAACGGCGTCGAACAGTACTACCTCGTTCAGGACACGATCGGCGGCTCACCCGCAACGCCGTGTCTCTACTTCGAGGACCTCCTCGATGATGACTTCGAACGGTTCAGCGATCTCGACACGGTGACTCACGGACGGACCTTCAGTGCGACCCAGGATGGGTTCGAGAAGGAATCACTCGACGTCTCACCGACGCAAATCGACACCGTCAGCCAGTCCAGTCTGAGTACGTACGTCAACAGCCCGCGTGACTACCTCTTCAGTCGGCTTGTCGATGGCCCCGATAAGGACTACTTCAAGGAGGGGAATCTCTTCCACGACTTCGCCGAGTTCTACGTCAACCATCCCGACCTGATCGACGAGGAGACCATCGAAGACCTCGTAGACGTAATGCTCGAGGAGGCGGGTCCGTTCGTGCGGCGCGTCGACCGTCCAACGCGCCGTACCAAGTACCGGGTCGGCCTCAAAACCATCGTCGAGCTGCTCGACGAACGCACCCCGGAGGGTGACGACCTGCTCACTCCGAACAGTGGGTGGGGGCAGAATTTCTTCGCGGCCCATTTTGACAGGGAAGTCGACTCGCCGTTCACGGAGCGCTGGTTCGAGAACGAAGACCTCGGACTGAAAGGCAAGATCGACCTTGTTCATGGACCGACTGACCTCCTCGATTACAAGAGTGGGAGTCGGAAACGGGCATCTCGCGTCGTCAAGAACTCCGCGCTCGATCCACCGAGCGATACGCCGAACTTCCAGGCACTTCTCTATCTCGCCCACCGTCGGAGCGAGCGCCCAGGCGAGCGCCTACAGTTCACGTTCTTCCACTTTCTCGAGACGCTCGACGACGTCGTCGCTGGCGAGGCGGACTTAGAGGAGACGCTGACGACGATTGAGTATCATCCGACCCAGTTCGAGGAGCACGCCCGGTCGCGAGCGACGTTCGAGGCGCTCCGCGATGACGGGGCAAAGAACTGTCAGAAGACGCTCTCGAAGATTGCGTACGCTGATTACCAAGCCGCGTTCGAGACGGCCCCGCTACCGGCGACGCGTGACAGTGACGAACTCATCGACTCCGAGTTCGGGCAGGCGATGCAAACCCGACTGCAGGAGTGTGTCGGTGAGTACAAATACGTCTCGTCAGGCTGTAAACAGCTGCTTCGCCAGCTGGCACGAGTTCGGAGTCAGAACTACTTCGAAGAGGACCTCGATGCCTTCGAGGCGTTCGTCACCGAGCGCATGACGGAACTGAATCACCGACGCGCTGGCGAAGAACGCTTCCCTGTGAACGGGCTTGCCGGTGAACCGAACTACCGTCGAGTGGACAACCGCGACCTCCTTCTTGACCATGACTGA
- a CDS encoding orc1/cdc6 family replication initiation protein has product MPTDPGPEESSESTGSIKDLILEQEEAASLIKNRSLLEPNEIVDEERIVGRDSQLTDITQHLRVAISNERPPNLFLYGPSGTGKSLIINAVCSNILELCESRDIRFGVIQMNCQNVGTLGSAVYELARKVANDVGATVEVPEHGIPNKKKWRELYRLINEHYDTVVFILDELDMLIGRRDMEEPAFSRLLYQLSRAGSTDEITAQVSVTAITNDTKMMENVGSRALSSFTPEDVHFSDYDANQLREILWAREDAFHEGALSNDVIPLAAAFAAQTNGDARKAIDLMRTAGSIAEKANADQVREEHIREAQDKVEKNRVLEVTRGISTQKKLCLFATAAVARETGGAAKSPLGYRVYQYLTGTLDADQYHQETYVNKMKELTTYSLVETERKSQGPHSGSYLEFTFGENPNTIIETLREDSRLKDVHVDELRAVVRAQINK; this is encoded by the coding sequence ATGCCCACGGATCCTGGTCCCGAGGAATCATCTGAGTCCACGGGTTCTATTAAAGATCTCATCCTCGAGCAGGAAGAAGCCGCGAGTCTCATCAAGAATCGATCTCTTCTCGAACCGAACGAGATCGTCGACGAAGAACGTATCGTCGGTCGCGACTCCCAGCTCACCGACATCACCCAGCACCTTCGAGTCGCGATTAGCAATGAACGCCCACCAAACCTCTTCCTCTACGGGCCGTCAGGGACTGGAAAATCGCTCATCATCAATGCCGTCTGTTCGAACATCCTCGAACTCTGTGAAAGCCGTGACATCAGATTCGGCGTAATCCAGATGAACTGCCAGAACGTCGGGACTCTCGGTTCTGCCGTTTACGAGCTAGCCCGAAAAGTCGCGAACGACGTCGGAGCGACCGTTGAGGTTCCAGAACACGGCATCCCGAACAAGAAGAAATGGCGAGAACTCTACCGCCTGATTAATGAACACTACGACACTGTCGTGTTCATCCTCGACGAACTCGATATGCTCATCGGTCGCCGCGATATGGAGGAACCTGCCTTTTCCCGTCTTCTGTACCAGCTTTCTCGCGCTGGGAGTACGGACGAGATTACCGCCCAGGTCTCTGTGACTGCCATCACCAACGACACGAAGATGATGGAGAACGTTGGCAGTCGAGCACTCAGTTCGTTCACGCCGGAGGACGTCCACTTCAGCGACTATGATGCCAACCAGCTCCGAGAAATTCTCTGGGCACGGGAAGATGCCTTCCACGAGGGCGCACTCAGTAACGACGTGATCCCACTGGCTGCAGCATTCGCTGCCCAAACGAACGGGGACGCACGGAAGGCGATCGATCTGATGCGGACTGCAGGCTCAATCGCCGAGAAAGCAAACGCGGACCAGGTTCGTGAAGAGCACATTCGAGAAGCCCAAGACAAGGTCGAGAAGAACCGCGTTCTGGAGGTAACTCGTGGAATTAGTACCCAGAAGAAGCTCTGTCTCTTCGCGACTGCTGCCGTTGCCCGGGAGACCGGGGGAGCAGCGAAAAGTCCGCTCGGGTATCGAGTGTATCAGTATCTGACAGGGACGCTTGATGCAGATCAGTATCACCAGGAGACGTACGTGAACAAGATGAAGGAACTCACGACGTATTCGTTGGTCGAGACAGAGCGGAAGAGTCAGGGTCCGCACTCGGGAAGCTACCTCGAGTTCACGTTTGGGGAGAACCCGAACACGATTATCGAGACGCTTCGAGAAGATTCGCGACTGAAGGACGTCCACGTGGATGAACTACGGGCGGTGGTGCGGGCTCAGATCAACAAGTAG
- a CDS encoding transposase has product MSTTQTASKTLEATLAPPTRCKEQRLQQTLSEYRDALEDAFEQHCTTMSATNDVVTPYNLPYQAKDALKSYVPKLHNTYNAKELDEEHPLRFVNRAGKFDHDSSREYEICWNVPQPGRGTNFWIPLRLNPDQEELWEGLLDEESSTKVGELRLQKHRTTWTLHVTVEYEIEDTAELPENPTRVGFDIGESMLVTGCALQHDTPTKPLLINGKEAKRIRKEMFTTLKRLQERDASEWRVEERFSYYQNRLTDIIEKASRESVEYAQQFENPVIVMEDLAYIRESLDYGTYMNRRLHSWAFARLQGRIDDKAKDAGIPVRYVHPQYTSQTCHSCKHVGYRPRQAEFTCKNPECHVSTFQADINASANIARRVNPWGESLPWKQAGDDSPQDGSRCDTATTQCEQIETPSQMTLTPFQESEPTASDD; this is encoded by the coding sequence ATGTCAACGACTCAGACAGCGTCTAAGACCCTAGAAGCCACGCTCGCACCGCCCACACGGTGCAAAGAGCAACGTCTCCAGCAAACGCTGTCTGAATACCGAGACGCACTCGAAGACGCCTTCGAGCAACACTGTACGACGATGAGTGCCACGAACGACGTGGTGACGCCGTACAACCTTCCCTACCAAGCGAAAGACGCTCTCAAATCCTACGTCCCCAAACTCCACAACACGTACAACGCCAAAGAGTTGGACGAGGAACACCCACTCCGGTTCGTCAACCGAGCTGGGAAGTTCGACCACGACTCTTCGCGTGAGTATGAAATTTGTTGGAACGTTCCGCAACCCGGTCGCGGAACCAACTTCTGGATACCACTCCGACTGAACCCCGACCAAGAGGAGCTGTGGGAGGGCCTCCTCGATGAGGAGTCAAGTACGAAAGTGGGCGAACTTCGCTTGCAGAAACACCGAACGACGTGGACGCTCCACGTCACCGTCGAATACGAGATCGAGGACACGGCCGAGTTGCCCGAGAACCCGACTCGGGTTGGGTTCGATATTGGCGAGTCGATGTTGGTCACGGGCTGTGCCCTCCAACACGACACCCCCACCAAGCCACTTCTCATCAACGGGAAGGAAGCCAAGCGAATCCGCAAGGAGATGTTCACGACGCTCAAGCGCCTGCAAGAACGAGACGCTTCTGAGTGGCGCGTCGAAGAACGCTTCTCGTACTACCAGAACCGGCTCACGGACATCATCGAGAAGGCGTCTCGGGAGTCTGTGGAGTACGCTCAACAGTTCGAGAATCCCGTCATCGTGATGGAGGACTTGGCGTACATCCGTGAGTCGCTGGACTACGGGACATACATGAACCGACGCCTGCACTCGTGGGCGTTCGCTCGGTTGCAGGGGCGTATCGACGATAAGGCGAAGGACGCGGGTATTCCGGTTCGGTACGTCCACCCACAGTACACGTCGCAGACGTGCCACTCATGCAAGCACGTTGGGTATCGGCCTCGGCAGGCCGAGTTCACGTGCAAGAATCCCGAGTGCCACGTCTCGACGTTCCAAGCGGATATTAACGCGAGTGCGAATATCGCACGTCGCGTCAACCCGTGGGGAGAGAGCCTGCCGTGGAAACAGGCAGGCGATGACTCGCCACAGGACGGGAGCCGTTGTGACACGGCCACGACTCAGTGTGAGCAGATCGAGACACCCTCGCAGATGACACTCACACCGTTCCAAGAGTCAGAACCCACTGCCAGCGACGACTAA